atatatatatatatatatatatatatatatataatgatattgtCTTTCTTGATCATTATCTCCGCTCAACACTATCACATATCAACCTCACCTCccctttcctcttcctctatTATCGTTGTTATCTTTGTCATCCTCACCCTCGCCATTATGACGATAGATGGAGTATCCCGTACACCCTTGTCATCGTCATCCTTTCTTTGTCATAAGAACGATATCTTTAATTTGAAAGGACAATGATGTCTTTAATTATAATTAAGATATTTCAAGAAGTCCATAAGAATAGGACAGTTAGTCTATAAGAAAACGTATAGAGTCCATTTGTGATCTATCTTGTTTTTAACTTAATATATCAAGAACCATGGACTTATAAAGTAAATTAGAATGAGACGAATTGGCAAGTCAATGATGCTAGTGCGAGTGTGGTTAACAATAaagttccatatatatatatatatatatatagagagagagagagagagagagagagtatgtgtTATCGGTCATGGATCAGACCGTAGAGTGACATGAGCGACCGAAATGATCTCATGGCATCAACTAAAATCTAAACACGACGGACCTGAGTGATAACATAAACCAGTCATATACAAATGATTTCAGAAACATTACCATAAAACATGAACCGACGACGGTCATAAAACCAGATAAGGAATGAGTTGTacacaagtgatttgatcatattaAAGGGTAGTTCTCTGAACATTACAATACAAGTAAAGTACAGACACATAACTACTAATTCTACATGCCATTCCCACCAACTCGATCATATATGTGATAGAGCCATAAGATGGAAACTGTTTTAGGAACAAGTTTGGAACATAACATTACCCATATGACCATTACATACGATCCTCGAGCAGAAGGAAGCTTATTCAGTGGCATTCAAGCAGTCAATAATGATATGGACATCGAATACAAACTCACCGTGGGTGATGATGCGACcacataaattctttctctaaggTATAATTCCTGGATGTACCTTGATTTGCTGGGTCGACGACTTCAGAGAAGGCATAAGGTGAGTCTCTCAGCAGATGCTCGGTTTCTTCGTCACCTTTAACCAAACAATGTCCTGTTTTTTTCAGTCTGATCCTTCTCAAGTTCTGTAATTTATCCTCCACCTCTTTCATCGTTGGCCGTTTAACCCCTTTCAATCTTAAACACATTTCTACCAATCCAATCATGTCGATGAGCTCTTCTTCGGTCGCTTCTTTCACAACAAGATCATCTATAAGATCAAACGGGCGATTCGTTCTCACCGTTTGAAGAAAATGCATCGATAGATTCAGTCTGTCTTCATATTCGGTGGAGAAAATTGGCTTTTTACCTGTCAAAAGCTCTAGAAGAATGACTCCGAAGCTATAAACATCGCTCTTCTCTGTCAATTGACTGGTATGATAGTACTCCGGGTCAAGGTATCCAAAGGTGCCTTGTACACCAGTGATCAAATGAGTTTGGTCGAGTGGAATAAGTCTTGAAGATCCAAAATCTGATATTTTTACGGTTAAATGATCATCTAAGAGAACATTTGATGATTTGACATCTCTATGAAATATCGAAATTGAAGCAGCCGAGTGTAAATAAGCGAGTGCTCCGGCAGCCTCAACAGCAATCCTCAGGCGATCATCCCATGATAATATAGAGTTACCATCTGGAATATGGAGATGATCTAAGAGAGTCCCATTCGAGATAAACTCATAGATCAATAAGGGAACTTCAGTTTCCAAGCAACACCCGAAAAGCTTAACAATATTCCTGTGATTAATCTGAGAAAGAACTGCAACCTCATTGATGAACTGGTCTATCTCACTTTGTTTCacatatttagatttttttatggCGACCACACGCTGATCCGACAAAATTCCTTTGTAAACCGTTCCATGTCCGCCGCGGCCGAGCACTCGAGTCTCATCAAAATTATTAGATGCCTTCTCCATCTCTTCCAGAGAAAATATCTTTGTTCTCTCACTAATATCTTCACTAGACGAGATTAACTGTTGTAGCAGTAAACCATGATTCTGATGGAAGTATTTTTCTctagttttcttttgttttcgTTTTTTCAATTTCCTTCTCAGGATGAGGAGACTCGAACATAAGAGTAATAGGCCTATGCCGGTGCTTGCACCAATGATGACACCTGCACAACATCAATCATAAATTTAGCTCCATAAAAACActcctttaattttattttctacgATATATATGGATAAAGGATTGTCAATGACCTCAATGTCTTCCTTTTGATTTCCATTATTCGATTATGCACCTTTTGCATCTTTATAAGTAAATTAGTCATAATGCCTTACCTAACAGAAGAGTCTGCTTTTTGTTGTTGGGAATGCAGGGTGCAAGTTTAGGATCACCAGATGTGCCCGGTGCACAAGTGCAAGTATATCCGCCATCCGTATTAGTGCAAATCCCATAACAAAGACGTTTCTCGGTTGAGTTGCACTCATTGATATCTAGACAAGTCATTGGAGACAAAAGGAATTATAATTTGTTCATCAAATTACAATAAACAAAAAATTGATAGTAAAGAATGACAACAAACAAGTATTTGATTTGATTCTGTGTTCAGTAGCTAACCCCATATCTGCTCCTATTGACCATAATTATCTGTTTGTTCTTATTTACTAATTTTATGACACAAAGCTCTCTTTGTAACTCTGCAGTTTAGCTAACataatttattttctaaaaatattatagtaCAATTTTCTGTGTGGCTTATTCTGCTGTGTGCTGTTTGATCATATTTGTCGCTCAATTTTTCCTCTCAGAAAAGGCATGTTCATGTATTTTTAACTTTaagttatataaaaaaaacatagtaTTTGTTGTGTAGGtaagttataattatataatCGTTAAAATGATCATAATGTTATAATTTTTCTACAGTGTTTCGTGATGATTCTTGTCATTAACCCTGTTGGGGAATAGTACTAATCCATCTACTATCAATAGATATGATAGATCACATACTGCAAAGAAACATTCATTGAGCCTATAATGTTATGATTTATCTCAAATATATTGTGTTGGCTTAGAAACGTCATATCAGATAGTGGAGTAACAGAGTGTCAAGATGGAAGTTTGAGAAAAGAGTGAAGCACCTGTGCATCCATTAGGCATGTAAGGATTTCCTTGGTAACCTTGCGAGCATTTGCAACGGTATCCCACAATCTTGCCATCGTCGTTAGTAATTGTTGTGTCGATACATGAGCTGTGAGCGTGGCCACATGCGAAGGTGATCGTGTTCTTAGCATCCTCGCAAAGCTGCAACTCGATCACCCAACTAACGATGGCCTGCCCTTTAAAAAAGACGAAAGTTCCAGTTCTACTATTTTCAATGTAGAAGGGACCGTACTTTTCCTCGACTTCCAATTGGCCTTCCTCCAGCGATATATTAGTCACTGGGTAATAGTCATGGTAAAGGAGAGTGGGAGGATTGGATGTGGCATTGCATGTCAGAGCAAATGAGTCGTCCCTATAACAGCCCTTCTCCAGTCCAAATGGAAACAAGACGTCAAGACTCCCGCATTTAGTAACACAGCCGTTTGCGGCAGCAGTAGCAGCAACAGATGTAAAAGAATTTTCTGTTGATATGATCAAAGTGGTCAGCAGCAGAATTCGGCATAAGAATAATATGTTTTTGTTCCAGAGTCAAAATATACATCAATTATATTTGAGACATGCAAATATATTCGGTCATTGCCTAAAGAATTTATGGTTACCTAATTAAAGAGTATGCCTCATGATTTCAATTCAATCTTTTTGGATCCCAGTGGTGATTTTCTATAAATAATAACAGTATTACGCTAGTTGGATTCTTGCACAATTAGGCATCTTCGTTACTGCTTGAGTTTCTAGAAATCAGCAGGAACTTAAACATAACAGAGAAGCACGACTCTACATCACTTTGATCCAGTTAATTATACTTATTCGAACTCATTtaaagagagaaagaggaggaaaatTACCTTGACAGCCACTAGGTACATAGGGATTGCCTTGATAACTTGCGGAACAACGACATAAATATCCACTGCTCTTATTAAGGTAGGCCGTATCAAGA
The DNA window shown above is from Musa acuminata AAA Group cultivar baxijiao chromosome BXJ2-4, Cavendish_Baxijiao_AAA, whole genome shotgun sequence and carries:
- the LOC135609260 gene encoding wall-associated receptor kinase 1-like; translated protein: MLLKPQELLPSITPMWKRKMVGLGEGRGGMGLVKILLFLLASTSMGSIRTESRSTNTTFLCPKNCGNISFEYPFGIGDGCFRPGFNLTCRNHSTSAPGLFLGDGTIEVTRIDMNQGFVYIKPPTVVMDVDDKFKRASLIDLENWPYSFELMEQMTRNSYQGISTEVYVLGCSAMAKQVDRTTNKTISACFSICAAGVPSQYSEWSDVTSGYCTMNLWSKNSTALEIQLTRIDQTELHLVNTTSIKVIIFNGGDLEGVLNGSRTNVEATLAWYMNDHLSCEEAKNTDTYACVSQNSLCHNIFLDTAYLNKSSGYLCRCSASYQGNPYVPSGCQENSFTSVAATAAANGCVTKCGSLDVLFPFGLEKGCYRDDSFALTCNATSNPPTLLYHDYYPVTNISLEEGQLEVEEKYGPFYIENSRTGTFVFFKGQAIVSWVIELQLCEDAKNTITFACGHAHSSCIDTTITNDDGKIVGYRCKCSQGYQGNPYMPNGCTDINECNSTEKRLCYGICTNTDGGYTCTCAPGTSGDPKLAPCIPNNKKQTLLLGVIIGASTGIGLLLLCSSLLILRRKLKKRKQKKTREKYFHQNHGLLLQQLISSSEDISERTKIFSLEEMEKASNNFDETRVLGRGGHGTVYKGILSDQRVVAIKKSKYVKQSEIDQFINEVAVLSQINHRNIVKLFGCCLETEVPLLIYEFISNGTLLDHLHIPDGNSILSWDDRLRIAVEAAGALAYLHSAASISIFHRDVKSSNVLLDDHLTVKISDFGSSRLIPLDQTHLITGVQGTFGYLDPEYYHTSQLTEKSDVYSFGVILLELLTGKKPIFSTEYEDRLNLSMHFLQTVRTNRPFDLIDDLVVKEATEEELIDMIGLVEMCLRLKGVKRPTMKEVEDKLQNLRRIRLKKTGHCLVKGDEETEHLLRDSPYAFSEVVDPANQGTSRNYTLEKEFMWSHHHPR